CGGGACCCACCGGAGCAGGTAAAACCTATCTGGCCTGTGTGTTTGGTAATCAGGCTGTCATGTCGGGATACTCTGTTTATTACACCAGAATACCACCGCTCATTACTGATGTGGCCCTGGCCAGAGCTGAAGGGACTTATACTAGGTGGATAAAACGAATGGCTCGTTATGATCTGCTCATACTGGATGATTTTGGTCTCAGTTCACTCTCGACACCACAGGCTCAGGAACTATTAGAAATTATAGAAGAAAGATCAGGGACCGGCAGTCACATTTTGACCAGCCAATTACCGGTGAAAGAATGGTACAGTATCTTTAAAAACCCGACCCTGGCGGATGCCATCATGGACAGGGTCATTCACAATGCACATAGATTAGAACTGAAAGGAGTAGATTCTATGAGAAAACTCAAAAACAGGGTAGGTCTCTCGGACACCTCGCCTTAAACTAGCTCGACCTGAACAGGGGCGAATCCGGTGTCCGACAAAAACCGGAACAGGTGTCCGATACTTCCGGAATAACCACTTGGTCTTTTTGAGTCTTGAAATCAGCAACTTAGTGAAATACATTTTATATCATAATAGGAGACATAACATGATAATTTTATTTGTGATGTTTTTTGTGCTTTGTCCCATAATTGAGGCAAATGATTATTCTAAGGATCGATTTGTAATTTCTTACGATCAGACTCCAACTAATATTTCCAGTTGGATAACAAAAGGTGATAGATTGATTACAGGAAATACAATTATCGATAGCCTAAATGTTGAATATCAAGTTAACGAATTTCAATTCTTATTTGCAGATACAACAGCACCCTTTGGTCGGCATTTTATTTTTTTTAAAATTGATACATCAAGATCAATGGATACTCTAATTATGGAATATTCGACAATTAATGGGATTGCAGGTGTTCATGCAGACTTTATTTCGACCCCCTTAGTCGAGCCAAATGATCCTGCACAAAATGTTAATTATTTTGACAAATTACATGGGTGTGGTATATATCGAGGATGGGACTTAACTGTTGGATATCATAATCCAATTGGAATTATTGATGATGGGTGTGATTATACTAATGCACAGCTAGCAGCGTCTGCAGTTATTAACCCTGGGGAGGACATAAATAGTGATGGCCTTCTCACTCCCGCTGATTCTAATGGGATTGATGATGATGGCAATGGTTTTGTTGATGATTTTTACGGTTGGAATTTTGTGGCTAATACAAATAATGTGCTAACAGGTGGTGGCCACGGTACCTTTGTTACTAGTGTCATCTGTGCAGCGACAAATGATAGCATTGATGTTGCTGGAATAGCTGGTGGGTGGAGCCCGAATTCTATACCGACACCTTTTATTCAATGTAAGATATATAATGTTAGTGATGCAGTCGATGCTCTCCAATACCTTTGCTCAAGAGATGTTCGAATTGTTAATATCAGTCGACAATTTGGTTACCTCAACATGGAGCAACAGCAAGAATGGGTAGATGTTATAGAGTATTGCGTCATACCAAACGAAGTAGTTATCGTAGCAGGGGCTGGAAATTTTGGAGATGAGGATGTAGTTGCTCCTGCAAATTCTCCATATGTGATCGCCGTCGGTGCGACCGAATTAGATGAAAGAGAATGGCTAAGAGCAGATTTCTCAAATTATGGTGATTCAATTGCACTAGCTGCCCCAGGTGTTGATTGGTATTGTGCTTTTACAGATACAACTCACACTGTCGTCAGTGGAACCTCTATTTCTTCACCTGTGGTTGCTGCCACCGCAGCATTAATCCTTTCCTTGGATTCAACTTTGTCCCGAGATGAAGTGGAATCACTTCTGACTGACAATGCGACACCAATTAATCCGAGTGAAGGGATGGGAGCTGGAGTTGTCAATGTGTATCAATCATTGTCCGCAGTCCTACCCCCCTTAGACCCCACAATCACAATATGTGATTATACGAATAATCATCCCGTGTTATGTATTTCAAATGCGGATCCTGATGTAGAAGAGATAATTGTCTTTAGAAAAATTGTGACAAATGATCGTTACCATACAATAATTCAAAACTGGACAACGATTGCTACATCTGGGACAATAGATGAGTATACTGATGAATCCTTTGGGCACCAGCAAAACGGTCCATATTTGGCATATTACAAGGTAAAATTCAGAGATCATGCTGATTTATTATCAGGATATTCGAATCAGGTTTCAACAGAAGGGTATTTAGGAATCGCAAAAGAAGTACAAATCTTTACGTGTTTAACCATTCCATTTTCAGGTACAGAATCAGCAATATGCATATATGGTCAGTTCATATATATTTCTGATTGGGCGAACGGTCTATTTGCGGTTCAAATCAATGAGTCTGGACTGGAATTGAATGAGGTTCTCAACGGATATCAAGGTGTCCAATATCATTTACCAATCGATGGGAATTCAATTTATGCGTACTTCGGATCTGACTCTATAGCGGAGTATACCCTAACAAATCCATTTAATCCACAAAATTTATCTGCAGGCTACAAGCCAGAGGTATTACCATACAATTTCACCGTCAAGAACCATATCCTGATTGCTTGTGGTATTCATCCTTTTGGTGGCGTAGGCTTAAACCATCCGGTTTTTGAGATTATCGATTATTCCAACCCAGATAATATTGCTCAACTGTACATCCACTCGCAGACATCTGG
This region of Candidatus Neomarinimicrobiota bacterium genomic DNA includes:
- a CDS encoding S8 family serine peptidase, giving the protein MIILFVMFFVLCPIIEANDYSKDRFVISYDQTPTNISSWITKGDRLITGNTIIDSLNVEYQVNEFQFLFADTTAPFGRHFIFFKIDTSRSMDTLIMEYSTINGIAGVHADFISTPLVEPNDPAQNVNYFDKLHGCGIYRGWDLTVGYHNPIGIIDDGCDYTNAQLAASAVINPGEDINSDGLLTPADSNGIDDDGNGFVDDFYGWNFVANTNNVLTGGGHGTFVTSVICAATNDSIDVAGIAGGWSPNSIPTPFIQCKIYNVSDAVDALQYLCSRDVRIVNISRQFGYLNMEQQQEWVDVIEYCVIPNEVVIVAGAGNFGDEDVVAPANSPYVIAVGATELDEREWLRADFSNYGDSIALAAPGVDWYCAFTDTTHTVVSGTSISSPVVAATAALILSLDSTLSRDEVESLLTDNATPINPSEGMGAGVVNVYQSLSAVLPPLDPTITICDYTNNHPVLCISNADPDVEEIIVFRKIVTNDRYHTIIQNWTTIATSGTIDEYTDESFGHQQNGPYLAYYKVKFRDHADLLSGYSNQVSTEGYLGIAKEVQIFTCLTIPFSGTESAICIYGQFIYISDWANGLFAVQINESGLELNEVLNGYQGVQYHLPIDGNSIYAYFGSDSIAEYTLTNPFNPQNLSAGYKPEVLPYNFTVKNHILIACGIHPFGGVGLNHPVFEIIDYSNPDNIAQLYIHSQTSGYSDILVQPSYPNLVLGAGRMAYVWDLSTPSNPIMLDSLPDFTLEEIENWGDHIVSLNRDNQLEFWSLDSVGHLHQANESQFDVFQTDEFEGIAGGDTHLLVYDTDSLYFFQRDEFWTIQKVYSAQHLDIRGIKHNDQYAVVVTPDTMFVYNLHNLLPIYPPGRLTPDIAQMFPAYPNPFNPSTSIQYELPKTTDVTFTIYDILGRNIWTYQESAKPAGYYSLQWNGLNHHGKQAASGVYLISFSTPEFRAVQKAVLIR
- the istB gene encoding IS21-like element helper ATPase IstB; the protein is MIDHTLDQISQLKLNGLKAALLEQMEQPNQYADMSFEERITYLIDREVLDRNNRRTKRMLRASRMKFKPVFPEDIDYREDRNLKRSVVKGLLQNNWIQQHQNVIITGPTGAGKTYLACVFGNQAVMSGYSVYYTRIPPLITDVALARAEGTYTRWIKRMARYDLLILDDFGLSSLSTPQAQELLEIIEERSGTGSHILTSQLPVKEWYSIFKNPTLADAIMDRVIHNAHRLELKGVDSMRKLKNRVGLSDTSP